TGAGGAGGCGATAGTAACGACCTCGACGGATCCCGCTGAAACCCGAATTGCCCGGCAAACCTTCCCGGGGCTTGCAAGCAGAAAGCCGTTTCTGAATCCGGAAAGGACTGGTGGGTGAGATGACAGCCAGACAGCGGCAGATTGTGTCCTCCGGAAGTTTTGTGATATCCAGAAAGCAGCCCCTTGTCCTGGATGCCTATCTGGGCAGTTGTGTGGGGGTGGCATTGTGGGATCCAGTCGCAGAAGTCGGAGGATTTCAGCATCTGCTTCTTCCGGAACCCATTGACGGGGGAACCCCCTGGCAGCCTGAAAGATATGGCAAAACAGGTCAGACAGGACCAGGTGATCAGTGCCAGGGTCATTCAGCTTTGCAATAATGTGTTTTTCAGCTTTAAAATGAAAGCGGATTCCATTGATCGTGCCTTGGTCCTGCTGGGTGAAAAACAGTTTCTACAGCTGGTATTATCCGCAACCATGAAAGATGTGTTTTGTGATGAAACGCATGGTTACTCGCTTTGCAAAGGCGGGCTTTATACCCATTCAGTTGGCATGGCCATGGCCTGTGAAAAAATGGCGCAGCGAATATCCAGACAGATATCTCCATCGGTTGCCTATACAGCCGGGCTGCTTCACGATATCGGAAAAGTGGTTCTTGATCAGTATGTGGGGCAATTCCGGCCATATTTTTATCGGGATA
Above is a window of Desulfotignum balticum DSM 7044 DNA encoding:
- a CDS encoding HDOD domain-containing protein, producing MAKQVRQDQVISARVIQLCNNVFFSFKMKADSIDRALVLLGEKQFLQLVLSATMKDVFCDETHGYSLCKGGLYTHSVGMAMACEKMAQRISRQISPSVAYTAGLLHDIGKVVLDQYVGQFRPYFYRDIFCKAQDFLSVEKACFDTNHSEIGMSLAKDWSLPEILHDPIARHHEPELADKQPELTALVYLADLIYSRFVMGQELERMNTDGIAFSLKVLNIRQTQLPALIDEVCLPFHGIN